One genomic window of Syngnathus acus chromosome 11, fSynAcu1.2, whole genome shotgun sequence includes the following:
- the brd2a gene encoding bromodomain-containing protein 2a translates to MDMAVNQLIDSSHGGLDVGLMGLTALEQSSGTAGKRIRKPSLLYEGFESPGMPLHNQAPGHPQSLTKESGRRGKMTNQLQFLQKVVLKSLWRHHFAWPFHEPVDSVKLNLPDYHKIIKVPMDLGTIKRRLENNYYYSASECMQDFNTMFTNCYIYNKPSDDIVLMAQSLEKAFLQKVAQMPPEEVDLSPPPPRSRPIKAGKRGRGSMASGGITTAHQVPAVSQSVYSPTTPETPETILSTLPKAILTKSLSLTLPSEHGIPQMTSLPPIQPTTKKKGVKRKADTTTPTTVAMPIMSSMNVAGMGLGLGRGHDSPLTLTALGVEHDTGLSLGQSLGLSQGLGLNQAMGINADHGQILLGGKAPGGCRRGVSGRPIKPPKKDLPDSILPTPVRRSKLTPQLRYCSGVLKELLSKKHAAYAWPFYKPVDASSLGLHDYHEIIKQPMDLSTIKRKMDSREYVDAQQFSADIRLMFSNCYKYNPPDHDVVAMARKLQDVFEFCFAKMPDEQPAPPSSSSSSSSSSSSSSESDLSTEESESESSPSSDSEEERANRLAELQEQLKAVHEQLTALSQGPIVKPKKKKEKKDKKKKKRKGEKHQKIEEELVPIRPTKPPKVSKTPKNKSNKAMGLPMIPIKKGQSKKNNKSKSKKGGMMFSVPPAIPEPLIHHFDSDEEEETAPMSYDEKRQLSLDINKLPGEKLGRVVYIIQSREPSLRDTNPEEIEIDFETLKPSTLRELERYVMTCLRKKPRKPYAIKNSAGKSREELALEKQLELERRLIDVSGQLNSGKKPTKAKLEKPATESSTQPSRLSASSSSSDSSSSSSSSSSSDTSESDSG, encoded by the exons ATGGATATGGCCGTTAACCAGCTGATTGACAG CTCCCACGGTGGGCTGGATGTCGGCCTAATGGGGCTCACGGCACTGGAGCAGAGTTCCGGCACGGCTGGAAAAAGAATCCGGAAGCCGTCTCTGCTCTATGAAGGCTTTGAAAGCCCGGGAATGCCACTACACAACCAGGCCCCCGGGCACCCACAGTCCCTGACAAAAGAGTCTGGCCGACGGGGGAAGATGACCAACCAGCTGCAGTTCCTTCAGAAGGTTGTGCTCAAGTCGCTGTGGCGTCACCATTTTGCGTGGCCCTTCCACGAGCCAGTCGACTCCGTCAAGCTCAACCTGCCT GATTATCACAAGATCATCAAAGTCCCAATGGACTTGGGCACCATCAAGAGGAGGCTTGAGAACAACTACTACTACAGTGCCAGCGAATGCATGCAGGACTTCAACACCATGTTTACCAACTGCTACATTTACAATAAG CCGTCGGACGACATCGTCTTAATGGCCCAGTCACTGGAGAAAGCGTTTCTACAGAAAGTGGCGCAGATGCCCCCCGAGGAAGTGGACTTGAGCCCTCCCCCGCCACGCAGCAGACCCATCAAAGCGGGAAAGAGGGGCAGAGGAAGTATGG CCTCCGGCGGCATCACCACCGCGCACCAGGTGCCCGCCGTCTCACAGTCTGTGTACTCGCCGACCACCCCGGAGACCCCCGAGACCATCTTGTCCACCCTGCCGAAAGCCATCTTGACCAAGAGTTTGTCCCTCACCCTCCCTAGTGAGCACGGCATCCCCCAAATGACCAGCCTGCCGCCCATACAGCCCACCACCAAG AAAAAAGGCGTGAAGAGGAAAGCTGACACGACCACCCCCACCACGGTGGCCATGCCCATCATGAGCTCCATGAACGTTGCTGGCATGGGCTTAGGCCTGGGCAGAGGGCACGACTCGCCGCTCACCCTCACCGCGCTCGGAGTAGAGCACGACACAGGCCTGAGCCTTGGCCAAAGTCTAGGCCTGAGCCAGGGTCTGGGTCTCAACCAAGCCATGGGTATAAATGCGGATCACGGACAGATCCTGCTGGGTGGCAAAGCACCCGGAGGCTGCAGGAGAGGAGTAAGCGGGCGGCCCATCAAGCCCCCCAAGAAGGATCTGCCCGACTCCATCTTGCCAACGCCGGTGCGTCGCAGCAAGCTAACGCCGCAGCTGCGCTACTGTAGCGGTGTCCTGAAGGAGCTTCTGTCCAAGAAGCACGCCGCCTACGCCTGGCCTTTCTACAAGCCCGTGGACGCGTCCTCACTTGGTCTCCACGACTACCACGAAATCATCAAGCAGCCTATGGACCTCAGCACTATCAAG AGGAAGATGGATAGCAGAGAGTACGTGGACGCTCAGCAGTTTTCGGCAGACATCAGGCTGATGTTCTCCAACTGCTACAAGTACAACCCCCCTGATCACGATGTGGTTGCCATGGCTCGAAAGCTCCAG GACGTTTTTGAGTTCTGCTTCGCCAAGATGCCCGACGAGCAGCCGGCACCCCCGAGCTCCtcgtcgtcttcctcctcgtcctcttcctcttcgtcCGAGAGCGATCTGAGTACCgaggagagcgagagcgaaAGCAGCCCCAGTTCGGACTCTGAAGAGGAGCGAGCCAACCGCTTGGCTGAGCTTCAGGAGCAG CTGAAAGCCGTCCACGAGCAGCTCACGGCACTCTCTCAGGGCCCCATAGTGAAacccaagaaaaagaaagaaaagaaggacaagaagaagaaaaagaggaagggTGAGAAGCACCAGAAGATCGAAGAGGAGTTGGTGCCAATCAGGCCCACCAAGCCCCCCAAAGTTAgcaaaacccccaaaaataagAGCAATAAGGCAATGGGCCTTCCTATGATACCAATCAAGAAGGGCCAgagcaagaaaaacaacaagagcAA GTCTAAAAAGGGAGGCATGATGTTCAGCGTGCCGCCAGCTATCCCAGAGCCTCTAATACACCATTTTGACTCggacgaggaggaagaaaCTGCGCCCATGTCATACGATGAGAAGCGGCAGCTCAGCCTGGACATCAACAAGCTACCGGGCGAGAAGCTGGGTCGCGTGGTTTACATCATCCAGTCGCGAGAACCATCCCTCCGAGACACCAACCCAGAGGAGATCGAGATCGACTTTGAGACGCTCAAGCCGTCCACGCTGCGAGAGCTGGAACGCTACGTCATGACGTGCCTGAGGAAGAAGCCGCGCAAGCCTTACG CCATCAAGAACAGTGCCGGAAAGTCACGTGAGGAGCTGGCGCTGGAGAAACAACTTGAACTGGAGAGAAGGCTAATTGATGTCAGCGGGCAGCTCAACTCTGGCAAGAAGCCCACCAAAGCCAAGC tgGAGAAACCGGCCACCGAGTCAAGCACTCAGCCGTCACGCCTCAGCGCCAGCAGCTCCTCCTCAGACTCTTCCTCgtcttcctcatcctcatcatcctcTGACACCAGCGAATCCGACTCTGGCTGA
- the hsd17b8 gene encoding estradiol 17-beta-dehydrogenase 8 isoform X1, protein MATAGRLVSRLAVVTGGGSGIGRAVCQRLASEGASVVVADINEASANETLQSLPGDLRGQAHMAAAANVASKESVKTLLTSIQARYFQPPSVCVNAAGITLDNFLLDMEEDDFDKVVQVNLKGSFLVIQAVAQALVACGATKGSIITLGSIVGKVGNIGQVNYAASKSGVQGLTMTAAKELSRYGIRCNCVLPGFISTPMTDAVPEKVISKMKALIPLRRMGEATEVADVCAFLASDDSRYVTGTSLEVTGGLFMG, encoded by the exons ATGGCGACCGCCGGGCGACTTGTATCAAGGTTGGCAGTGGTGACGG GTGGCGGTAGCGGAATTGGTCGCGCCGTGTGCCAGCGTTTGGCCTCCGAGGGCGCCTCCGTGGTAGTCGCTGACATCAACGAGGCGTCGGCCAATGAGACGCTGCAAAGCTTGCCAGGTGACCTCAGGGGTCAAGCACACATGGCTGCGGCGGCGAACGTGGCGTCAAAAGAGAGTGTGAAGACTCTGCTCACAAGCATCCAA GCTCGCTACTTCCAGCCGCCCTCGGTGTGCGTGAATGCGGCAGGCATCACCCTGGACAACTTCCTGCTAGACATGGAGGAGGATGACTTTGACAAGGTGGTCCAGGTCAACCTGAAG GGCTCCTTTTTGGTCATACAGGCGGTTGCTCAGGCCCTGGTGGCCTGTGGAGCCACCAAAGGATCCATCATTACTCTGGGAAGCATTGTGGGCAAA GTGGGAAACATAGGACAGGTCAATTACGCCGCCTCAAAATCCGGAGTACAAGGTTTAACTATGACGGCCGCCAAGGAGCTCAGTAG GTATGGGATTCGGTGTAACTGCGTGCTGCCAGGGTTCATATCGACACCCATGACGGACGCGGTGCCCGAGAAAGTGATCAGCAAg atGAAAGCTTTGATACCACTGAGAAGAATGGGAGAAGCTACAG AGGTTGCTGATGTATGTGCCTTCCTTGCTTCGGATGATTCTCGTTACGTTACGGGTACAAGCCTGGAAGTGACAG GTGGACTTTTCATGGGCTGA
- the hsd17b8 gene encoding estradiol 17-beta-dehydrogenase 8 isoform X2: MATAGRLVSRLAVVTGGGSGIGRAVCQRLASEGASVVVADINEASANETLQSLPGDLRGQAHMAAAANVASKESVKTLLTSIQARYFQPPSVCVNAAGITLDNFLLDMEEDDFDKGSFLVIQAVAQALVACGATKGSIITLGSIVGKVGNIGQVNYAASKSGVQGLTMTAAKELSRYGIRCNCVLPGFISTPMTDAVPEKVISKMKALIPLRRMGEATEVADVCAFLASDDSRYVTGTSLEVTGGLFMG, from the exons ATGGCGACCGCCGGGCGACTTGTATCAAGGTTGGCAGTGGTGACGG GTGGCGGTAGCGGAATTGGTCGCGCCGTGTGCCAGCGTTTGGCCTCCGAGGGCGCCTCCGTGGTAGTCGCTGACATCAACGAGGCGTCGGCCAATGAGACGCTGCAAAGCTTGCCAGGTGACCTCAGGGGTCAAGCACACATGGCTGCGGCGGCGAACGTGGCGTCAAAAGAGAGTGTGAAGACTCTGCTCACAAGCATCCAA GCTCGCTACTTCCAGCCGCCCTCGGTGTGCGTGAATGCGGCAGGCATCACCCTGGACAACTTCCTGCTAGACATGGAGGAGGATGACTTTGACAAG GGCTCCTTTTTGGTCATACAGGCGGTTGCTCAGGCCCTGGTGGCCTGTGGAGCCACCAAAGGATCCATCATTACTCTGGGAAGCATTGTGGGCAAA GTGGGAAACATAGGACAGGTCAATTACGCCGCCTCAAAATCCGGAGTACAAGGTTTAACTATGACGGCCGCCAAGGAGCTCAGTAG GTATGGGATTCGGTGTAACTGCGTGCTGCCAGGGTTCATATCGACACCCATGACGGACGCGGTGCCCGAGAAAGTGATCAGCAAg atGAAAGCTTTGATACCACTGAGAAGAATGGGAGAAGCTACAG AGGTTGCTGATGTATGTGCCTTCCTTGCTTCGGATGATTCTCGTTACGTTACGGGTACAAGCCTGGAAGTGACAG GTGGACTTTTCATGGGCTGA